The following coding sequences lie in one Tichowtungia aerotolerans genomic window:
- a CDS encoding PulJ/GspJ family protein: MKGRTSRGFTLVEMMMAIVISVAVFAAMGTLLNRCFSLWLDAQAQWKLAQHARVTRLQILNGGFGVGTGLLSSTNVSVRMNGSWKLVEFQPVTKGGAYCMLGWPGDSMQNIWLFGGDGEGSAVAQTVSSWGYSDQPSVLVNHFDATVSNQVVTLSYTLNFLSMGRTNTLPQVIEARLVNE; encoded by the coding sequence ATGAAGGGGAGAACCTCGAGAGGCTTCACGTTGGTCGAAATGATGATGGCGATCGTTATTTCAGTGGCTGTCTTTGCGGCCATGGGAACTCTTTTAAACCGCTGCTTTTCTCTTTGGCTGGATGCTCAGGCACAGTGGAAACTGGCTCAGCACGCCCGTGTGACCCGCTTGCAGATTCTCAATGGCGGATTTGGTGTCGGCACAGGGCTTCTGTCGTCCACGAATGTTTCAGTCAGAATGAATGGCTCCTGGAAGCTGGTAGAGTTTCAGCCTGTGACCAAGGGGGGGGCCTATTGCATGTTAGGGTGGCCGGGAGATTCTATGCAGAATATCTGGTTGTTTGGCGGAGACGGAGAAGGGTCTGCAGTGGCACAAACTGTGAGTAGCTGGGGTTATTCCGATCAGCCATCCGTATTGGTAAATCATTTTGATGCGACGGTTTCAAACCAGGTCGTCACGTTGAGCTATACACTTAATTTTCTATCAATGGGCCGGACGAATACGCTTCCTCAGGTAATTGAAGCACGTTTGGTAAATGAATAA
- a CDS encoding type II secretion system protein has translation MTVNIKKRAMTLIEIMMVVSIIGLLGVFLIPAVKKAVERRKNGLCASKMRIAVNAFELCRSETGSYPEDVNRAVIPAEMTEYFSDLGITWWQSTTEVGGKWDWDKKNNFLYSISIVDPTASQAQLEDLDAMLDDGNLLTGDFRKVSTRYHYILVEE, from the coding sequence ATGACTGTGAACATTAAAAAAAGAGCCATGACATTGATCGAGATTATGATGGTGGTTTCGATTATTGGATTGTTGGGTGTATTTCTCATTCCGGCTGTAAAAAAAGCGGTTGAGCGGCGCAAGAACGGGTTGTGTGCCAGTAAAATGCGGATTGCTGTCAATGCATTTGAGCTTTGTCGGTCAGAAACAGGATCTTACCCTGAAGATGTGAATCGGGCAGTAATTCCTGCGGAAATGACGGAGTATTTTTCAGATCTTGGAATAACTTGGTGGCAAAGCACAACAGAAGTCGGTGGCAAGTGGGACTGGGATAAGAAAAATAATTTCCTTTATTCGATTTCTATTGTAGACCCAACAGCTTCTCAGGCTCAGCTTGAAGATCTGGATGCCATGTTGGATGATGGCAATTTATTAACTGGGGATTTCCGCAAGGTGAGCACACGGTATCACTACATTTTAGTAGAGGAGTAA
- a CDS encoding type II secretion system protein, whose protein sequence is MKKRVSKSGMTLVEVMVAVFLVAIAAAIIYTEMLVSYRILMRSRAKLEALSLAFDTIWDTYNWPMESFPRYSDVDPQPTPEGCLLGTNGTIKLVIRPATEGLAPELMPYWDILVEVWPEQDSPLQVGTNSLATYSIRRYRGDR, encoded by the coding sequence TTGAAGAAAAGAGTGTCCAAATCAGGGATGACACTGGTGGAAGTGATGGTGGCCGTGTTTCTGGTCGCGATTGCTGCTGCGATTATTTATACAGAAATGCTGGTTTCCTACCGTATTCTGATGCGTTCTCGTGCCAAGCTGGAAGCATTGAGTCTGGCTTTTGACACGATTTGGGACACCTATAACTGGCCCATGGAATCATTTCCTCGATACTCAGACGTTGATCCGCAGCCCACGCCGGAAGGCTGCCTGCTGGGCACCAATGGGACCATTAAACTGGTGATCCGCCCGGCAACAGAAGGGCTTGCTCCGGAACTGATGCCGTATTGGGATATTCTGGTGGAGGTTTGGCCTGAGCAGGACAGTCCGCTTCAGGTAGGAACCAATTCGCTGGCTACCTATTCAATCCGCCGTTATCGGGGGGACCGGTGA